One Streptomyces sp. SAI-135 DNA segment encodes these proteins:
- the ilvC gene encoding ketol-acid reductoisomerase produces MAELFYDADADLSIIQGRKVAVIGYGSQGHAHALSLRDSGVDVRVGLHEGSKSKAKAEEQGLRVVTPSEAAAEADVIMILVPDPIQAQVYEESIKDNLNDGDALFFGHGLNIRFDFIKPPANVDVCMVAPKGPGHLVRRQYEEGRGVPCIAAVEQDASGNAFALALSYAKGIGGTRAGVIKTTFTEETETDLFGEQAVLCGGTAALVKAGFETLTEAGYQPEIAYFECLHELKLIVDLMYEGGLEKMRWSISETAEWGDYVTGPRIITDATKAEMKKVLAEIQDGTFAREWMAEYHGGLKKYNEYKKQDSEHLLETTGKQLRKLMSWVDEEA; encoded by the coding sequence GTGGCCGAGCTGTTCTACGACGCCGACGCCGACCTGTCCATCATCCAGGGCCGCAAGGTCGCGGTCATCGGTTACGGCAGCCAGGGCCACGCCCACGCGCTGTCGCTCCGTGACTCGGGTGTCGACGTGCGTGTCGGTCTGCACGAGGGCTCCAAGTCCAAGGCCAAGGCCGAGGAGCAGGGCCTGCGCGTGGTGACGCCGTCGGAGGCCGCCGCCGAGGCCGACGTCATCATGATCCTGGTCCCGGACCCGATCCAGGCCCAGGTCTACGAGGAGTCCATCAAGGACAACCTGAACGACGGTGACGCGCTGTTCTTCGGCCACGGCCTGAACATCCGCTTCGACTTCATCAAGCCGCCGGCCAACGTCGACGTCTGCATGGTCGCCCCGAAGGGCCCGGGTCACCTCGTCCGTCGCCAGTACGAGGAGGGCCGCGGCGTTCCGTGTATCGCGGCCGTCGAGCAGGACGCGTCGGGCAACGCCTTCGCGCTCGCGCTGTCGTACGCCAAGGGCATCGGCGGCACCCGCGCCGGCGTCATCAAGACGACCTTCACCGAGGAGACCGAGACCGACCTGTTCGGTGAGCAGGCCGTTCTCTGCGGTGGTACGGCCGCGCTGGTCAAGGCCGGTTTCGAGACGCTGACCGAGGCCGGCTACCAGCCGGAGATCGCGTACTTCGAGTGCCTGCACGAGCTGAAGCTGATCGTCGACCTCATGTACGAGGGCGGCCTGGAGAAGATGCGCTGGTCGATCTCCGAGACCGCCGAGTGGGGCGACTACGTCACCGGCCCGCGGATCATCACGGACGCCACCAAGGCCGAGATGAAGAAGGTCCTCGCCGAGATCCAGGACGGCACCTTCGCCCGTGAGTGGATGGCCGAGTACCACGGCGGTCTGAAGAAGTACAACGAGTACAAGAAGCAGGACTCCGAGCACCTGCTGGAGACCACCGGCAAGCAGCTCCGCAAGCTGATGAGCTGGGTCGACGAGGAGGCGTAA